In Rhodamnia argentea isolate NSW1041297 chromosome 5, ASM2092103v1, whole genome shotgun sequence, the DNA window TGAGTTCACCCGGTTTGTGGATCAAACCGATCGTAGGTTTCAAGAAATCCTTGAAGCCATACAGCGTTTATCCACAAACCCCGCACCCGGCGTTCTTCCGGCCGATCGACTTCCCGTCGGTCGTGATCCTGAAGTTGTTGTGGATCGTGGGGCCAATATCCGACATAGACGGGTAGACTATGTCGAAGACTCTGAAGACGAAGACGAGGAAGATTTCCTAGACGAGCCTATTCGAAGAGGACGGCGGAATGATCGTGTCCATGGAAGTCGGCGCTATGGAGGACATCGGCGGGATCCGGAGCAATATCGGTTAAAGGTAGATCTACCAACCTTTAACGGGAATTTGAATATCGAAGATTTCCTGGATTGGTTGTGGGAAGTTGAAAAATTTTTTGACGCCATGGAGATTGAAGAGGATCGACAAGTTAAGTTAGTTGCGTACAAACCGAAGGGTGGTGCCTCGGCTTGGTGGGAGCAAACGCAATTAACCCGACGTCGACAAGGAAAGGCTCCCGTCCGAACGTGGAATCGCATGAAGCAGATGCTGAAGTCCCGGATCCTC includes these proteins:
- the LOC125315233 gene encoding uncharacterized protein LOC125315233, translated to MVNNANVNLPVAKGRESEPITRAEFTRFVDQTDRRFQEILEAIQRLSTNPAPGVLPADRLPVGRDPEVVVDRGANIRHRRVDYVEDSEDEDEEDFLDEPIRRGRRNDRVHGSRRYGGHRRDPEQYRLKVDLPTFNGNLNIEDFLDWLWEVEKFFDAMEIEEDRQVKLVAYKPKGGASAWWEQTQLTRRRQGKAPVRTWNRMKQMLKSRILPTDYEQLLFREFQNCKQTNRTVQAYTEEFLRLSARNNLAESEAQQTARYINGLRLNIQDRVSLHRVFSVEDAQEMARKIEIQLERTSPSIRGSNYSGCGSFGKGKQIDASGSSTQ